Proteins encoded within one genomic window of Gadus macrocephalus chromosome 18, ASM3116895v1:
- the LOC132446300 gene encoding glucagon-like peptide 2 receptor, with the protein MLLPLPSPGRRSWRGAPGGDALLLLTLLGLLCSPQVEGSVLEGLVAKRTQYFENCIKTLETIPKTGICNGSFDMFVCWPHSPAGKVSVPCPSYLPWINNDSSRSVHRECLEDGSWRRKENSSDLWRDQSECQETNPYKEEADMVPLHSALRVVSLVGYSLSLCSLSLATLLMALFRKLHCTRNYIHMNLFGSFILRALSVILKELLLHMLYNRTFTDDAGWNSYYNSATAVMCRVARVAMEYFVACNYFWLLVEAIFLHTLLFTAVLTKRRLLKRYMFLGWVTPVLFVTPWTAIKIQYENRGCWGENKNPGFWWIIQGPITLAILIIFLIFIKILMLLLSKLKADQGKFTDYRYSLLRATLILFALLGIHEVVFTVLHAECLDGSARYARNFINLTLCSFQGFVVAVLYCFANGEVQAELKKRWQLFLFTNRFQFRSCLRATPLKHLWKCSRGRGPHHSQQQSESCDEGGGASTSTTTTSINPHLLQVAVHGGCGSPSSLEGEVKGQRAHRLSCKRPSSSDVEMTQGETLEEIMEEEVAF; encoded by the exons GTGGAGGGTTCTGTACTGGAGGGTTTGGTTGCCAAACGGACTCAATATTTCGAAAACTGCATCAAAACTCTCGAAACGATTCCAAAAACTG GAATCTGCAACGGCAGCTttgacatgtttgtgtgttggccCCATTCTCCAGCCGGGAAGGTTTCTGTCCCGTGTCCCTCTTACCTACCGTGGATCAATAATG aCAGCTCCAGGAGTGTGCACCGGGAGTGTCTGGAGGACGGGAGCTGGCGTCGGAAGGAGAACTCCTCGGACCTCTGGAGGGACCAGTCCGAGTGCCAGGAGACAAACCCTTACAaagaggag gCAGATATGGTGCCCCTTCATAGTGCCCTCAGAGTGGTGTCCCTTGTGGgctactccctctccctctgctccctctccctggcTACCCTCCTCATGGCCTTGTTCAG GAAGCTGCACTGCACCAGGAACTACATCCACATGAACCTGTTTGGCTCCTTCATCCTGAGAGCCCTGTCCGTCATCCTGAAGGAGCTGCTCTTGCACATGCTGTACAACAGGACGTTCACCGACGACGCAGGCTGGAATTCCTACTACAACTCTGCG ACGGCGGTGATGTGCAGGGTGGCCCGGGTGGCCATGGAGTACTTTGTGGCGTGTAACTACTTCTGGCTGCTGGTGGAGGCCATCTTCCTTCACACACTCCTCTTCACCGCCGTCCTCACCAAGAGACGCCTGCTGAAGAGATACATGTTCCTGGGATGGG TGACTCCAGTGTTGTTCGTGACGCCATGGACCGCGATCAAGATTCAGTACGAGAACAGAGG ATGTTGGGGTGAAAATAAGAATCCAGGGTTCTGGTGGATTATCCAGGGCCCGATTACGCTCGCTATACTG aTCATTTTCTTGATCTTCATCAAGATCCTGATGCTGCTCCTGTCCAAGCTTAAAGCAGATCAGGGGAAGTTCACAGACTACAGATACAG CTTGCTGCGCGCTACGCTGATCCTGTTTGCTCTGCTGGGCATCCACGAGGTGGTGTTCACCGTGCTGCATGCGGAGTGCTTGGATGGGAGCGCTCGCTACGCTAGGAACTTCATCAATCTCACGCTCTGCTCCTTCCAG GGGTTTGTGGTTGCTGTGTTGTACTGCTTCGCCAATGGAGAG gtccaAGCAGAGCTGAAGAAACGCTGGCAGCTCTTCCTCTTCACCAACCGCTTCCAGTTCAGGAGCTGCCTCCGGGCCACGCCCCTCAAGCACCTGTGGAAGTGCTCCAGGGGGCGCGGCCCGCACCACTCCCAGCAGCAGAGCGAATCGTGCgacgaggggggcggggcttccacctccaccaccaccacgtccatAAACCCCCACCTGCTGCAGGTGGCCGTCCACGGCGGCTGCGGGTCCCCCTCGTCCTTAGAGggcgaggtcaaaggtcagagggcGCACAGGTTAAGCTGCAAGAGGCCGTCCAGCAGCGACGTAGAGATGACCCAGGGAGAGACACTGGAGGAGattatggaggaggaggtggcgttCTGA
- the pts gene encoding 6-pyruvoyl tetrahydrobiopterin synthase, with amino-acid sequence MANTNAEHQTGERIAYLTRVQCFSASHRLHSLGLSDDENQRIFGKCNNPNGHGHNYRAEVTVRGKINKVTGMVINLTDLKECIEEVIMVPLDHKNLDKDVPYFANVVSTTENVAAYIWDGLVKILPVGEMYEVKIYETDKNIVVYRGE; translated from the exons ATGGCCAACACGAATGCCGAACACCAAACTGGAGAACGCATCGCGTATCTGACGCGAGTTCAGTGCTTCAGCGCTTCTCATCGATTGCACAG TTTGGGATTGAGTGACGATGAAAACCAAAGAATCTTTGGAAAATGCAACAATCCCAATGGACATGGACACAACTACAGAG CTGAAGTTACTGTACGAGGAAAG ATCAACAAAGTGACTGGTATGGTTATTAACCTGACAGACCTCAAAGAGTGTATTGAG GAAGTGATCATGGTTCCCCTGGACCACAAAAACCTGGACAAGGATGTCCCGTACTTTGCCAATGTGGTCAG CACAACTGAGAATGTGGCGGCTTACATTTGGGACGGCTTGGTGAAGATCCTGCCGGTCGGAGAAATGTACGAGGTCAAGATCTACGAGACGGACAAAAACATTGTGGTGTATAGAGGGGAGTAA
- the LOC132446284 gene encoding putative uncharacterized protein MYH16 isoform X2 codes for MEKRVCVIQTDFHQYRTSIDDIRGNDSAHEQQSAQASEQRCVQLEQVRAGLEEQLEEEMACSGQLAMQRDRLQAECNSLRLDMDELEAALTSAEQEKQGSNREVRRLLEVLSLKEDAVEKLQREKEHLAELSQVRP; via the exons ATGgagaagagagtgtgtgttatcCAGACAGACTTCCACCAGTACAGAACCTCCATCGATGACATCCGCGGCAACGACTCAGCGCAC GAGCAGCAGAGTGCCCAGGCGTCGGAGCAGCGCTGTGTCCAGTTGGAGCAGGTGCGCGCCGGGCTGGAGGAGCAGCTAGAGGAGGAGATGGCTTGTTCGGGGCAGCTGGCCATGCAGCGCGACCGGCTGCAGGCCGAGTGCAACAGCCTCCGGCTGGACATGGACGAGCTGGAGGCCGCCCTGACCTCCGCCGAGCAGGAGAAACAG GGTTCTAACCGGGAGGTGAGGCGGCTTCTTGAGGTGCTGTCTCTGAAGGAAGATGCGGTGGAGAAGCTCCAGAGGGAGAAGGAACACCTGGCCGAGCTCAGCCAGGTGAGGCCTTAA
- the LOC132446284 gene encoding myosin-6-like isoform X1, which translates to MFARFRLRLNSVSDGSDMADGSPVEHAWAEPKEPEPEPDDLDWDSYSATLDHRLEAEQQSAQASEQRCVQLEQVRAGLEEQLEEEMACSGQLAMQRDRLQAECNSLRLDMDELEAALTSAEQEKQGSNREVRRLLEVLSLKEDAVEKLQREKEHLAELSQVRP; encoded by the exons ATGTTCGCCAGGTTCCGGCTCCGCCTCAACTCGGTCTCTGATGGGTCGGACATGGCCGACGGGAGCCCGGTGGAACACGCTTGGGCCGAACCAAAAGAGCCCGAACCTGAGCCAGACGACCTGGACTGGGATAGCTACAGCGCCACGCTGGACCACAGACTAGAGGCT GAGCAGCAGAGTGCCCAGGCGTCGGAGCAGCGCTGTGTCCAGTTGGAGCAGGTGCGCGCCGGGCTGGAGGAGCAGCTAGAGGAGGAGATGGCTTGTTCGGGGCAGCTGGCCATGCAGCGCGACCGGCTGCAGGCCGAGTGCAACAGCCTCCGGCTGGACATGGACGAGCTGGAGGCCGCCCTGACCTCCGCCGAGCAGGAGAAACAG GGTTCTAACCGGGAGGTGAGGCGGCTTCTTGAGGTGCTGTCTCTGAAGGAAGATGCGGTGGAGAAGCTCCAGAGGGAGAAGGAACACCTGGCCGAGCTCAGCCAGGTGAGGCCTTAA